A genomic stretch from Candidatus Defluviibacterium haderslevense includes:
- a CDS encoding DUF1501 domain-containing protein: MKRRSFIQSVPIAIGGMTVNAYANSPLLSVLNSSLEETDRILLIVQMIGGNDGLNTVIPLDQYSALSKSTVRQNILIPEDKVLKLKGTNNATGLHPSLNRLYDLFNNNKLSIIQSVGYPKFSYSHFRATDIWMTGADTNEYLNSGWAGRYLANEFPNYPVGFPNPSIPDPLAIRIGGNVVLALQNQGVPMGISIFNTNDPFNLTNSILSDPTPNNYLGKELAYVREVQRQTDKFGDAVQAAGFKGKNASSIYPKLSTDPGYALGNQLAIIARLIHGGIKTRIFFVHTDGFDTHSGQVSSSDHTIGTHANLLKGVSDAIGAFMDDAKLLGFEDRIAGMTFSEFGRRIISNASGGTDHGAAQPIFLFGGKVVPGVVGSNPIIDPNSNVNSNLPMQYDFRSVYASILADWFCVQQPDLDQIQLRNYQRLPVFDPGNCIPTSIHEEHRKLGENLVYAYPNPFVQSTKIKFETKGGHTLVQIINNSGSVIKTLIDQNLDAGKYDVDCNLEDSPSGIYYVRLQNMVLQQVKSIMKVNG; encoded by the coding sequence ATGAAAAGAAGATCTTTTATCCAATCCGTACCCATTGCTATTGGAGGAATGACTGTGAATGCATATGCCAACAGTCCATTGTTGTCTGTCTTAAATTCATCATTAGAAGAAACTGATCGGATTTTGTTAATTGTACAAATGATTGGAGGGAATGATGGTCTTAATACTGTAATTCCACTAGATCAATATAGTGCTTTGTCAAAATCAACAGTCCGTCAAAATATATTAATACCTGAAGATAAAGTTCTTAAATTAAAAGGAACCAATAATGCTACTGGATTGCATCCTTCTTTAAACCGATTATACGATTTGTTTAACAACAACAAATTAAGCATCATACAAAGTGTGGGCTATCCTAAATTTAGTTATTCCCATTTCAGAGCCACAGATATTTGGATGACTGGAGCTGATACGAATGAATATTTAAATTCGGGTTGGGCTGGAAGATACTTAGCTAATGAATTTCCTAATTATCCCGTTGGATTTCCAAATCCCTCAATTCCTGATCCATTAGCTATAAGAATAGGAGGCAATGTCGTATTAGCATTACAAAATCAAGGAGTCCCAATGGGAATATCAATATTCAATACCAATGACCCTTTTAATCTTACAAACAGCATACTTTCAGATCCAACACCAAATAACTATTTAGGAAAAGAACTAGCTTATGTAAGAGAAGTACAGCGCCAAACAGACAAATTTGGAGACGCCGTACAAGCGGCAGGATTTAAAGGTAAAAATGCATCTTCTATATATCCAAAATTATCTACAGATCCAGGATACGCTCTTGGAAATCAATTAGCCATAATCGCTCGATTAATTCATGGTGGTATTAAGACTAGAATTTTCTTTGTACACACAGATGGTTTTGATACACATTCTGGACAAGTGAGTTCTTCTGATCATACCATAGGTACACATGCGAATTTATTAAAAGGTGTTTCTGATGCTATTGGTGCATTTATGGACGATGCCAAATTATTGGGATTTGAAGATAGAATAGCTGGAATGACATTTTCAGAATTCGGAAGAAGAATCATTTCCAATGCTTCTGGAGGAACAGATCATGGTGCTGCACAACCGATTTTCTTATTTGGAGGTAAAGTTGTACCCGGAGTTGTTGGATCGAACCCAATCATAGACCCAAATTCTAATGTCAATTCTAATTTGCCTATGCAATATGATTTTCGTTCTGTTTATGCATCCATTTTAGCTGATTGGTTTTGTGTGCAGCAACCCGATTTGGATCAAATACAATTACGAAATTATCAACGATTGCCTGTTTTTGATCCTGGTAATTGCATACCGACATCTATACACGAAGAACACAGAAAGTTAGGTGAAAATTTAGTGTATGCTTATCCCAATCCATTTGTTCAATCTACTAAAATCAAATTTGAAACAAAAGGTGGACATACTTTAGTACAAATAATAAATAACAGTGGTTCCGTAATTAAGACATTAATTGATCAGAATCTTGATGCCGGAAAATATGATGTGGATTGTAATCTTGAAGATTCACCATCTGGAATTTATTATGTTCGGCTACAAAACATGGTATTGCAACAAGTGAAATCTATAATGAAAGTTAATGGTTAA
- a CDS encoding anion permease — protein MNTANKYYLSTLGILLLLLIFYFINPLNLEIKALKVIVVGLFMISLWILEWIPMPVVALIPLFVFPIWNIESIQDISKHYADPIIFLFMGGFFLALAIEKWNLHQRIALNILKKQEAMEIKSC, from the coding sequence ATGAATACTGCGAACAAGTACTATTTATCAACACTAGGAATACTCCTATTACTTCTGATATTTTATTTCATAAATCCTTTAAACCTTGAAATAAAAGCATTAAAAGTAATTGTAGTTGGGCTCTTCATGATTAGCTTATGGATTTTGGAATGGATTCCAATGCCTGTGGTTGCATTAATTCCATTATTTGTTTTTCCAATTTGGAATATTGAAAGTATTCAAGATATTTCAAAACACTATGCAGATCCCATTATATTTTTATTCATGGGCGGATTTTTTCTGGCCTTAGCCATTGAAAAATGGAATCTACACCAAAGAATTGCATTGAATATTCTAAAAAAACAGGAGGCAATGGAAATCAAATCTTGTTAG
- a CDS encoding anion permease, whose protein sequence is MESTPKNCIEYSKKTGGNGNQILLGFMISTFVISMWISNTATTMMMFPIALSVLKVMSRNYDKSTLGNFSTAILLSIAYASNIGGLSTIIGTPPNTAYVGFMADHMNINISFFQWFLFCFPLAVLILIALYLAFTKWLFPNDIKANAKTDSFISSKLLDLGPWTKAEKRVFIVFICTATLWMTKDLIVNLLSIPINDTIIAIMGAFALFCLPSGMKPNTNSEINVDEEENVNHFNNILNWKDTSKMAWGILLMFGGGLALAKAMENAGVMKMIGEGISNYAPDNRFLLIMLVATVSIFLSEVMSNIAQVIVMAPILASLAIALQIPPIILGIPMTLAASCAGMLPMGTPPNAIAYSSGLIPLKSMLRAGLVLNLFSIVIISLFSYFIMDFIF, encoded by the coding sequence ATGGAATCTACACCAAAGAATTGCATTGAATATTCTAAAAAAACAGGAGGCAATGGAAATCAAATCTTGTTAGGTTTTATGATTTCCACTTTTGTAATAAGTATGTGGATTAGTAATACTGCTACAACAATGATGATGTTCCCCATTGCATTATCAGTACTAAAAGTGATGAGTAGAAATTATGATAAATCAACACTAGGTAATTTCTCAACAGCCATCTTGTTGAGTATTGCATATGCTTCGAATATAGGTGGCCTTTCTACAATTATTGGAACTCCTCCAAATACAGCCTATGTGGGATTTATGGCTGATCATATGAATATTAATATTTCATTTTTCCAATGGTTTCTTTTTTGTTTTCCTTTAGCTGTGCTTATTTTAATAGCACTTTATCTTGCCTTTACCAAATGGCTATTTCCAAATGATATTAAAGCAAATGCCAAAACAGATTCATTTATAAGCTCGAAATTATTGGATTTAGGTCCATGGACAAAAGCTGAAAAGAGAGTTTTTATTGTTTTTATATGTACCGCAACATTATGGATGACTAAAGATTTAATCGTAAATCTTTTATCCATTCCGATTAATGATACAATAATTGCAATTATGGGGGCATTTGCATTATTTTGTTTACCGTCAGGAATGAAACCAAATACAAATTCAGAAATTAATGTAGATGAAGAAGAAAATGTAAATCATTTTAATAATATTCTGAACTGGAAAGATACTAGTAAAATGGCCTGGGGGATCTTGCTTATGTTCGGTGGAGGATTGGCATTAGCTAAAGCCATGGAGAACGCTGGTGTAATGAAAATGATAGGAGAGGGTATATCCAATTATGCGCCAGACAACCGATTCCTACTTATCATGTTGGTTGCTACGGTTTCGATCTTTTTAAGTGAAGTCATGAGCAATATCGCTCAGGTCATTGTAATGGCGCCCATCTTAGCATCATTAGCCATAGCATTACAAATTCCTCCCATTATACTGGGAATTCCAATGACTCTTGCAGCCAGTTGCGCAGGGATGTTGCCTATGGGGACACCACCAAATGCGATAGCCTATTCAAGTGGCTTGATCCCATTAAAATCAATGCTCCGTGCTGGATTAGTTTTAAATTTGTTTAGTATTGTAATCATAAGTCTATTCAGCTATTTTATTATGGACTTTATTTTTTAA
- a CDS encoding response regulator transcription factor encodes MIRTIIVDDEPLAIEILEAYIMKMPNMNLIAKCSNALEANEVLRTEDIDLMFLDIEMPMMLGTDFLKSLKDPPQIIFTTAYPEFAVQGFELNALDYLLKPISLDRFIKAVNKVVVRYEPSMSSKEYSKSLDYIFVKADKKLIKINFSEIIYIEGLKDYVLIHTDQSRIITLQTMKSLEEKLPVELFIRAHRSYIVNLNRIKAIIGNTIEVLEKDQIKQLPIGKNYKDEIEVMIEKKRI; translated from the coding sequence ATGATCCGAACCATTATTGTTGATGATGAACCCTTGGCGATCGAAATTCTAGAGGCTTATATCATGAAAATGCCCAATATGAATTTGATAGCCAAATGTTCAAATGCACTAGAGGCAAATGAAGTACTGAGAACTGAAGATATAGATCTCATGTTTTTGGATATTGAAATGCCCATGATGCTTGGAACTGATTTCTTAAAATCGCTTAAGGATCCTCCACAAATCATTTTCACTACTGCATATCCAGAATTTGCTGTTCAGGGGTTTGAACTTAATGCTTTGGATTATTTATTGAAACCCATTTCATTGGATCGATTTATTAAAGCCGTGAATAAAGTTGTTGTTAGATATGAACCTTCCATGTCTTCAAAGGAATATTCAAAATCACTGGATTATATTTTTGTAAAAGCAGATAAGAAACTCATTAAAATTAATTTTTCTGAAATTATTTACATTGAAGGCTTGAAAGATTATGTGCTAATTCATACGGATCAAAGTAGAATCATAACGCTTCAAACCATGAAAAGTCTTGAAGAAAAATTACCTGTGGAGCTTTTTATCAGAGCTCATCGGTCCTATATTGTAAATCTGAATCGCATTAAAGCCATCATAGGTAATACCATAGAAGTCTTGGAAAAAGACCAAATTAAACAATTGCCAATTGGTAAAAATTACAAAGATGAAATCGAGGTAATGATTGAAAAGAAAAGAATTTAA